One Candidatus Ornithobacterium hominis genomic region harbors:
- a CDS encoding thioredoxin family protein, giving the protein MKKNKFLRFSLASLTLALVTFSLWNCQSVKKTQKQAHKFTSKEIDGMLVGQVSKEQLKDFAPWYAENHRYHELNEDLIQNFKKALKKYDIEVFMGTWCTDSHREVPAFFKILETADYPAKKVKLYAVNRKKETGLEAEKGKKITHVPTFIFHQNGKEVARIVESPIHSLEQDIQDIVNGNPQTPHYAD; this is encoded by the coding sequence ATGAAAAAAAATAAATTTCTGCGATTTTCTCTCGCCTCGCTTACTTTAGCCCTTGTCACTTTTTCTCTTTGGAATTGCCAATCAGTCAAAAAAACACAAAAACAAGCGCACAAATTTACTTCAAAAGAAATCGATGGAATGCTTGTCGGGCAGGTTTCAAAAGAGCAATTAAAAGATTTTGCGCCTTGGTATGCCGAAAATCACCGCTACCACGAGCTGAATGAAGACTTGATTCAAAATTTTAAAAAGGCTTTAAAAAAATATGATATTGAAGTCTTTATGGGCACTTGGTGTACAGACAGCCACCGCGAAGTTCCTGCTTTTTTCAAAATTCTTGAAACGGCCGATTATCCCGCCAAAAAGGTGAAACTCTACGCCGTTAATCGAAAGAAAGAAACGGGGCTAGAAGCAGAAAAAGGTAAAAAAATCACGCACGTTCCTACATTTATTTTTCATCAAAACGGGAAAGAGGTTGCACGTATCGTCGAGAGCCCTATCCATTCACTCGAGCAAGATATTCAAGACATCGTAAACGGGAATCCGCAAACACCTCATTACGCAGACTGA
- a CDS encoding DUF4230 domain-containing protein: protein MIRYIKYIIIFLIGVGVAYFIFGNQKKQNVAEASSTIAYGIQRLNKLVVAEQNYANFYSHKSSNSYLGNLISFDKNLLLKVDLRVQASYDLSAMKIEMDSINQKIIINEIPDLKLETFPDVDFFEMKQSKLNQFSKEELNAIKKRAILAVEKKIDYTELSRQAQEQLFENLEEIYLLAKIYGWEVENNTKFSKPLENRIKF, encoded by the coding sequence ATGATACGTTACATTAAATATATTATCATATTCCTTATCGGCGTTGGCGTGGCTTACTTTATTTTTGGGAATCAAAAAAAGCAAAACGTGGCAGAAGCTTCTTCTACCATCGCTTATGGGATTCAGCGACTGAATAAATTGGTGGTTGCTGAGCAAAATTATGCCAATTTTTACTCGCACAAAAGCAGTAATTCTTACTTGGGGAATTTAATTTCTTTTGATAAGAATTTGCTTTTGAAAGTTGATTTGCGTGTGCAGGCAAGCTATGATTTATCGGCAATGAAGATTGAAATGGATTCAATCAATCAGAAAATCATCATTAATGAAATTCCTGATTTGAAGCTAGAAACTTTTCCCGATGTTGATTTTTTTGAAATGAAACAGAGCAAGCTCAATCAGTTTAGTAAAGAAGAACTAAATGCCATAAAAAAACGTGCTATCTTGGCTGTGGAGAAGAAAATTGACTATACTGAACTGAGCAGACAAGCTCAAGAGCAGTTGTTTGAAAACTTAGAAGAGATTTATTTATTAGCTAAAATTTACGGCTGGGAGGTTGAAAATAATACTAAATTTTCTAAGCCTTTAGAAAATCGAATAAAATTTTAA
- a CDS encoding DNA-3-methyladenine glycosylase I: MKKRCHWVTEDALYIQYHDHEWGVPVKDEHTFFEFLVLECFQAGLNWLTILKKREHFRQAFDAFDYEKIAHYSEEKVSELMQNKGIIRHEGKIRAAINNAQKFIEIQSEFGSFSKFIWGFTEGEVVKNHWERGDEIPANTPLSDEISKALKKRGFKFVGSTTVYAFLQATGIVNDHISSCFCYSPE; this comes from the coding sequence TTGAAAAAAAGATGCCATTGGGTAACGGAAGACGCCTTGTACATTCAATATCATGACCACGAGTGGGGCGTCCCAGTAAAAGATGAGCATACGTTTTTTGAGTTTTTGGTGCTAGAATGTTTCCAAGCGGGGTTGAATTGGTTGACTATTTTGAAAAAAAGAGAGCATTTCAGGCAGGCTTTTGATGCGTTTGATTATGAAAAAATAGCTCATTATTCTGAAGAAAAAGTGAGCGAGTTGATGCAAAACAAAGGTATTATTCGCCACGAAGGGAAAATCAGAGCAGCAATCAACAATGCTCAAAAATTCATTGAAATTCAAAGTGAATTTGGTAGTTTCTCTAAATTTATTTGGGGTTTCACCGAAGGGGAAGTTGTCAAAAATCATTGGGAGAGGGGAGATGAAATTCCTGCAAATACGCCGCTTTCTGATGAAATTTCTAAAGCCTTAAAAAAAAGAGGATTTAAATTTGTGGGGAGCACAACGGTTTATGCTTTTTTGCAGGCTACAGGAATTGTAAACGACCACATCTCATCTTGTTTTTGCTACTCACCAGAGTAG
- the feoB gene encoding ferrous iron transport protein B: MAPKIALIGNPNVGKSTLFNYITGLKQRVGNYPGTTVEKRIAKIKVKGKDFTIYDFPGTYSLYPKSADEEIVFDVLSQPQHPDFPDKVVVIGSPSNLKRSLVLYQQVRDMGLPVIFALNMVDQAAAKNIKIQEKEIELFTGEKLIQTAARSGKGVDELLARFSRDFPVFQENYEIPANYAPAVQEIKGKLNLTRDYIAWQILAQGRNSFLAVQDFSFLKTLQEKHKIISARLQVKETIDRNELLDPIVNKSIISPKSDKPDLNEKLDQIFTHPVLGYVIFFCILILAFQAIYSWAELPMNYIDGLFAFFQNEIGTLLGDSPLAQLISNGLIPGIGGVVIFIPQIFILILFLLILEESGYMSRVVFLMDKWMKPFGLSGKSVVPLMSGAACAIPGIMAARNIENTKERLITILVTPFMTCSARLPIYAILIALVIPKTKIGFFNLQGLVLMGLYLLGIIAALLFAFVLKKRISSPYKSYLVMEMPDYKIPHWKNIWLGLIEKVSAFVFGAGKIILSVSILLWAMGSWGFSETYQNAEQIVEVQATQNAWNETEKEHHLESLKLEHSLLGNIGHFIEPFFKPLGYDWKISIGVLSSFTAREVFVGTMATIYSLGSETEDENTIIQRMKAEKRPDGTPVFSLATGVSLMVFYAFAMQCLSTLAIVQRETRTWKWPLTQFVMMSSFAYLMAYLSYQFFS; this comes from the coding sequence ATGGCGCCAAAAATAGCACTGATTGGAAACCCCAATGTAGGGAAATCTACTCTATTTAATTACATCACTGGTCTAAAACAAAGAGTCGGGAATTACCCTGGCACCACGGTAGAAAAACGAATAGCCAAAATTAAAGTTAAGGGCAAAGATTTCACTATTTATGACTTCCCAGGAACCTATTCATTATACCCTAAATCGGCTGATGAGGAGATTGTTTTTGATGTTTTAAGCCAACCTCAACACCCTGATTTTCCTGATAAAGTTGTGGTAATTGGTAGCCCGAGTAACCTGAAACGAAGTTTGGTTCTTTATCAGCAAGTGAGAGATATGGGATTGCCTGTGATTTTTGCCCTCAACATGGTAGACCAAGCTGCGGCAAAGAATATTAAAATTCAAGAAAAAGAGATTGAGCTTTTCACTGGAGAAAAATTAATTCAAACCGCTGCACGTAGCGGGAAAGGTGTTGATGAGCTTTTGGCTAGATTCTCAAGGGATTTCCCCGTTTTTCAAGAAAATTATGAAATTCCAGCCAATTATGCTCCTGCTGTTCAGGAAATTAAAGGAAAATTAAATTTAACCCGAGATTATATCGCTTGGCAAATTTTAGCCCAAGGGAGAAATTCTTTTTTAGCAGTTCAAGATTTTAGTTTTCTAAAAACTTTGCAGGAAAAACATAAAATTATCTCTGCTCGACTGCAAGTAAAGGAAACTATTGATAGAAACGAGCTCCTTGACCCTATTGTCAATAAATCTATTATCTCGCCCAAAAGTGACAAACCAGATTTGAATGAAAAATTAGATCAAATTTTTACACACCCCGTCCTAGGTTATGTCATCTTTTTTTGTATTTTAATTTTAGCATTTCAAGCCATTTATTCTTGGGCCGAACTCCCAATGAATTACATCGATGGGCTTTTTGCTTTCTTCCAAAATGAAATCGGAACATTATTAGGTGATAGCCCCTTAGCTCAGCTAATTTCCAATGGATTAATCCCTGGCATTGGGGGTGTAGTCATCTTCATTCCACAAATCTTTATCTTAATTTTATTTCTTTTAATTTTGGAAGAATCGGGCTACATGAGCCGAGTGGTTTTCTTGATGGATAAATGGATGAAACCATTTGGCCTAAGCGGAAAATCAGTGGTACCATTGATGTCTGGTGCAGCCTGTGCCATCCCAGGAATCATGGCAGCCCGTAATATCGAAAACACAAAAGAACGACTCATTACGATTTTGGTAACACCTTTTATGACGTGCTCAGCTCGGTTGCCAATCTACGCCATTTTAATTGCTCTGGTAATACCTAAAACCAAAATTGGTTTTTTTAACCTGCAAGGTTTAGTTTTGATGGGACTTTATTTGCTTGGTATCATTGCAGCTTTGCTTTTTGCTTTTGTTTTGAAAAAAAGGATTTCTTCACCTTACAAAAGTTACTTGGTCATGGAAATGCCTGACTATAAAATCCCTCACTGGAAGAATATTTGGCTAGGGCTAATTGAAAAAGTCTCTGCATTTGTCTTCGGTGCAGGTAAAATAATTTTATCAGTCAGTATACTTCTATGGGCAATGGGCTCTTGGGGATTTTCCGAAACTTATCAAAACGCTGAACAAATTGTTGAGGTTCAAGCAACTCAAAATGCTTGGAACGAAACTGAGAAAGAACATCACTTAGAGTCTTTAAAATTAGAACATTCTCTGCTAGGGAATATAGGGCATTTTATAGAGCCTTTTTTTAAACCATTGGGTTACGATTGGAAAATCAGCATTGGCGTTTTATCTTCTTTCACGGCTCGTGAGGTTTTTGTAGGGACAATGGCTACAATTTACAGTTTGGGCTCAGAAACTGAGGATGAAAACACCATTATTCAGCGGATGAAAGCAGAAAAACGCCCTGATGGAACGCCCGTTTTCTCTTTAGCAACAGGTGTTTCACTCATGGTCTTTTATGCTTTTGCCATGCAATGCCTCAGCACCTTGGCAATTGTACAAAGAGAAACACGCACCTGGAAATGGCCACTAACCCAGTTTGTAATGATGTCTTCTTTTGCTTATCTTATGGCTTATTTAAGCTATCAATTTTTTAGTTAA
- a CDS encoding FeoA family protein gives MSHLSDLKKGEKARIIGFTTDNIPAKLMELGLMPGAEVEYKCAAPFNGPICIKLCQNHCKLALRKSEAQQLLIEKVI, from the coding sequence TTGTCACATTTATCTGATTTAAAAAAAGGCGAAAAAGCAAGAATTATTGGCTTCACGACAGACAATATTCCTGCTAAGTTAATGGAATTAGGTTTGATGCCAGGTGCAGAAGTGGAGTATAAATGTGCTGCTCCGTTCAATGGCCCGATTTGCATCAAACTTTGCCAAAACCACTGTAAACTTGCCCTTAGAAAATCAGAAGCGCAGCAATTGTTGATAGAAAAAGTAATCTAA
- the rseP gene encoding RIP metalloprotease RseP, with the protein MDGLIKAIQLILILSIIVILHEGGHFAAARFFKTKVERFFLFFDVSFALFKKKIGDTVYGIGWLPLGGYVKIAGMIDESMDKEQMKSPPQPWEFRSKPAWQRLIIMLAGIFVNLILAILIFSILTFTNGENFVNVNKLENGVVVDSAQLDLGMLPGDTPVGVNGERYDDLAKISMKALIDGGTLEVKRGNEIVHLPIKKQDQVEMLEAKGQYFTPNVQIFVDSILPNLPASKSDLAKGNVIKAINGKPVNGWSGVVKEISTHKNQNIQLQVESGNQSKTVDIRVNAEGKIGFSPAMKMDNIIDIREFNFFESIGKGVEKTFATITSQVQSIGMLWKLEGEATKYLSGPIGIARAMPTTWDWTFFWSFTALLSAWLAFVNILPIPGLDGGHALFTIYEMVTGHKPSDKFMEIMQMVGAVILIGLMIFIFGNDIYNLIFN; encoded by the coding sequence ATGGACGGATTGATTAAGGCTATACAGCTGATTCTTATATTGTCGATTATAGTTATTTTACACGAGGGAGGTCATTTTGCTGCGGCAAGATTTTTTAAGACCAAAGTAGAGCGTTTTTTTTTGTTTTTTGACGTTTCATTTGCGCTGTTTAAGAAAAAAATCGGAGACACCGTTTATGGGATTGGCTGGTTGCCGCTCGGCGGGTATGTGAAGATTGCTGGGATGATAGACGAGAGCATGGACAAGGAACAAATGAAATCTCCCCCACAACCTTGGGAGTTCCGTTCTAAGCCAGCATGGCAGCGGTTAATCATCATGTTGGCGGGGATTTTTGTCAATTTAATTTTAGCCATTCTTATTTTTTCGATTCTAACTTTTACGAATGGAGAAAACTTTGTAAACGTTAATAAATTAGAAAATGGAGTGGTAGTAGATAGCGCTCAGCTAGATTTGGGCATGCTGCCTGGTGATACTCCCGTGGGGGTGAATGGAGAGAGATATGATGACTTAGCAAAAATTAGCATGAAAGCTTTGATCGACGGCGGAACATTGGAAGTGAAGAGAGGTAATGAAATAGTGCATCTGCCCATCAAAAAGCAAGACCAAGTGGAGATGCTGGAAGCTAAAGGACAGTATTTTACGCCAAACGTTCAGATCTTTGTTGATTCAATTTTACCGAATTTACCTGCATCAAAATCTGATTTAGCTAAAGGTAATGTAATAAAAGCAATTAATGGAAAACCTGTCAACGGATGGAGTGGTGTTGTAAAAGAAATTTCTACACACAAAAATCAGAATATTCAACTGCAGGTAGAAAGTGGGAATCAATCAAAAACAGTAGATATTCGAGTAAATGCAGAGGGTAAAATCGGATTTTCCCCAGCAATGAAAATGGATAATATTATTGACATCAGAGAATTCAACTTCTTTGAATCCATTGGCAAAGGCGTAGAAAAAACTTTTGCTACGATTACCAGCCAAGTGCAATCCATCGGGATGCTTTGGAAATTGGAAGGAGAAGCGACCAAATATTTATCTGGCCCGATTGGCATTGCACGAGCCATGCCAACAACTTGGGATTGGACTTTCTTTTGGTCATTTACAGCTCTACTCTCGGCATGGTTGGCTTTTGTCAATATTTTGCCAATTCCGGGTTTAGATGGCGGGCACGCACTATTTACCATTTATGAAATGGTTACGGGGCACAAACCAAGTGATAAATTTATGGAAATCATGCAAATGGTAGGAGCTGTGATTTTAATCGGCCTGATGATTTTCATCTTCGGGAATGACATTTACAATCTAATTTTCAATTAA
- the pncA gene encoding bifunctional nicotinamidase/pyrazinamidase — translation MKTLLIIDIQNDFLPGGALAVAGGDEIIPYINRIVSDYDLVVATQDWHPRQHKSFASQHVGKKAFESIAWQGNTEILWPDHCVQGTEGAEFSKALEIPQVAAIFRKGMNPEVDSYSAFYDNHHQKSTHLAEYLKAQNVMSIDVVGLAADFCVYYTILDALDEGFEVNLHSQGTKEINTDNYKRQLSVLLKKERFNLVES, via the coding sequence ATGAAAACCCTATTAATCATTGATATTCAGAATGATTTTTTGCCTGGCGGAGCTTTAGCAGTTGCTGGAGGTGATGAAATCATACCGTACATCAATCGCATAGTGAGTGATTATGATTTGGTTGTAGCCACACAAGACTGGCACCCACGGCAGCACAAAAGTTTTGCATCTCAGCATGTGGGTAAAAAAGCTTTTGAAAGCATAGCATGGCAAGGAAATACAGAAATCCTCTGGCCAGACCATTGTGTGCAAGGAACAGAAGGAGCAGAATTTTCTAAGGCTTTAGAAATTCCTCAAGTGGCAGCCATTTTTAGAAAAGGTATGAACCCTGAAGTCGATAGTTATTCGGCTTTTTACGACAATCACCATCAGAAATCTACCCATTTGGCCGAATACCTAAAAGCACAAAACGTGATGAGTATAGACGTAGTAGGTTTGGCAGCCGATTTTTGTGTTTATTATACCATTTTAGATGCTTTGGACGAAGGTTTTGAAGTGAATCTACACAGTCAAGGGACAAAGGAAATTAATACGGATAATTATAAAAGACAATTATCAGTTTTATTAAAAAAAGAGAGGTTTAACTTGGTGGAAAGTTAA
- the dtd gene encoding D-aminoacyl-tRNA deacylase produces MRTIIQRVKHASVAVAGDTIGEISAGLLILVGFESKETQEDFDWMIKKITQLRIFNDENGMMNLSVQEIGGEVLIVSQFTLHANCKKGNRPSYIRAAKPDAAISYYQKLITEMESALGKTVQTGKFGADMQVELLNDGPVTIILDSKQKDF; encoded by the coding sequence ATGAGAACGATTATTCAAAGAGTTAAACACGCTAGCGTAGCGGTGGCGGGAGATACCATTGGTGAGATTTCGGCGGGATTATTGATTTTGGTTGGGTTTGAATCAAAGGAAACTCAAGAAGATTTTGACTGGATGATAAAAAAAATCACTCAGCTCAGAATCTTTAATGATGAAAATGGGATGATGAATCTTTCTGTTCAAGAAATCGGCGGTGAAGTGCTGATTGTAAGCCAATTCACACTGCACGCCAATTGCAAAAAGGGCAATAGACCGTCTTATATTCGCGCAGCTAAACCCGATGCCGCGATTTCGTATTATCAAAAACTAATTACTGAAATGGAATCTGCTTTGGGGAAAACTGTGCAAACAGGAAAATTTGGTGCAGATATGCAAGTGGAATTACTAAATGATGGTCCGGTAACAATTATTCTAGATTCTAAACAAAAAGATTTTTAA
- the rsgA gene encoding ribosome small subunit-dependent GTPase A, whose product MRGLVTKSTGSWYQIQAENGQKYEARIRGKFRLSNIKHTNPIVVGDFVDFELDKDNIAVITNIQKRQNYIIRKSVNLSKKTHIIASNVELAVLLATVNHPRTSTGFIDRFLITAEAYHIPVLIVFNKLDLYTEKDLEIFKALENLYESIGYEVLAVSAKKNKGLENLKEFLKDKTSVFSGHSGVGKSTLVNQLHPDLNLKTKDISNFNKKGQHTTTFAQLFSWPFGGNIIDTPGIKELGLVDFKKEEIQDYFPEIFERKSDCKFHNCLHTTEPQCAIKNAVELGEIEASRYDSYLTFLEEAKEHENDYSKS is encoded by the coding sequence ATGAGAGGATTAGTTACAAAATCGACTGGCAGTTGGTATCAAATTCAGGCTGAAAATGGCCAAAAATATGAAGCCAGAATTCGAGGGAAATTCCGCTTAAGTAATATCAAACACACCAATCCTATTGTTGTGGGTGATTTCGTTGATTTTGAATTAGATAAAGATAATATTGCCGTGATTACTAATATCCAAAAAAGGCAAAATTACATCATTCGTAAATCTGTGAATTTATCTAAAAAAACCCACATCATTGCCAGCAATGTTGAGCTTGCGGTTCTCTTGGCTACCGTCAACCATCCTCGCACTTCTACGGGATTCATCGACCGATTTTTGATCACAGCAGAGGCGTATCATATTCCTGTTTTGATTGTTTTTAACAAATTAGATTTATATACCGAGAAAGACTTGGAAATTTTTAAAGCCTTGGAAAATTTGTACGAATCTATTGGCTATGAAGTTTTGGCCGTTTCTGCCAAAAAAAATAAAGGCTTAGAAAATTTAAAGGAATTTCTAAAGGACAAAACAAGCGTTTTCAGTGGGCACTCTGGGGTTGGGAAGAGCACTTTGGTGAATCAGCTTCATCCTGATTTGAATTTAAAAACCAAAGACATCAGCAATTTTAATAAAAAAGGACAACACACCACTACTTTTGCACAATTATTCTCTTGGCCTTTTGGTGGAAACATTATCGACACCCCTGGCATTAAAGAACTTGGTTTAGTAGACTTTAAAAAAGAAGAAATTCAAGATTATTTCCCTGAAATCTTTGAGCGAAAATCTGATTGTAAATTTCATAATTGTCTTCATACCACCGAGCCACAATGTGCTATAAAAAATGCTGTTGAATTAGGTGAAATTGAAGCATCGAGATATGATAGTTATTTAACTTTTTTGGAAGAAGCTAAAGAGCATGAGAACGATTATTCAAAGAGTTAA
- a CDS encoding bifunctional 3-deoxy-7-phosphoheptulonate synthase/chorismate mutase type II → METNNWLKAFDRPLTIAGPCSAESEAQMLEIARSLPKDKVEVFRAGIWKPRTKPNCFEGVGAIGLNWLSKVRDEFGYKISTEIANANHAKLALEYDVDILWIGARTTVNPFQIQEIAEALRDTDKIVLVKNPINPDLELWIGALERLNGQGIKNLGVIHRGFSTYKKDKYRNQPQWQIPLDLKNRLPEIPIICDPSHIAGNRELIHEISQKAMNFGFEGLMIETHVNPDEAWSDAQQQITPERLDEILKALKIREENDPDKDFHVQLESLRNQIDDTDTRILDMLYERMDISKNIGMLKKEHNVTVFQPKRWQNIQKQILEKASKHGLSEEFVNRFLTAVHQESIKIQNQIMGEN, encoded by the coding sequence ATGGAAACAAATAACTGGCTTAAAGCTTTTGACCGCCCATTGACTATTGCGGGCCCTTGCAGTGCTGAAAGCGAGGCTCAAATGTTGGAAATCGCAAGAAGTTTACCAAAAGATAAAGTAGAAGTTTTCAGAGCTGGAATTTGGAAACCGAGGACAAAACCTAATTGTTTTGAAGGCGTCGGTGCGATTGGGCTCAACTGGTTGTCTAAAGTTAGAGATGAGTTTGGCTACAAAATCTCAACAGAAATTGCGAATGCTAATCACGCCAAATTGGCTTTGGAATATGATGTAGACATATTGTGGATTGGTGCGAGAACTACGGTAAATCCCTTTCAAATTCAAGAGATTGCAGAGGCTTTACGTGATACTGATAAAATTGTTTTGGTCAAAAATCCTATAAATCCTGATTTAGAGTTATGGATTGGTGCTTTGGAACGACTCAACGGGCAAGGTATCAAGAACTTAGGTGTGATTCATCGTGGTTTCTCCACTTACAAAAAAGATAAATACCGAAATCAGCCCCAATGGCAAATCCCATTGGATTTAAAAAATCGTTTACCTGAAATTCCTATTATTTGCGACCCTTCGCACATTGCTGGCAATCGAGAGCTAATTCACGAGATTTCGCAAAAGGCGATGAATTTTGGCTTCGAAGGTTTGATGATAGAAACTCACGTAAATCCTGATGAAGCATGGAGTGATGCTCAGCAACAAATTACCCCCGAGCGTTTAGATGAAATTTTAAAGGCTTTAAAAATTCGAGAGGAAAACGACCCTGATAAAGATTTTCACGTTCAGCTAGAGAGTTTGAGAAATCAAATTGATGATACCGATACGCGAATTCTTGATATGCTCTATGAGCGAATGGATATTTCTAAAAACATCGGTATGCTGAAAAAAGAGCATAATGTAACGGTTTTTCAACCAAAACGTTGGCAAAACATTCAAAAACAAATTTTAGAAAAAGCAAGTAAACATGGCCTTTCTGAGGAGTTTGTAAATCGTTTCTTGACGGCGGTTCACCAAGAATCTATTAAAATTCAAAACCAAATCATGGGCGAAAATTAA
- a CDS encoding DUF2480 family protein — protein MEIKNRVANSGLITIDLEELYRREEAEWADFDLKNFLLEDVLLKEKNFREELKGFCWNDFRGKFVHLYCSADAILPGWAFLLPLTYLQPVAKKVVFTHKENLDPLNEVLKFLIENLDPQRFKNERVIIKGCNKLKIQQERYLDLVQKIQPYVKSLMYGEACSTVPLYKRKN, from the coding sequence ATGGAAATAAAAAACCGTGTTGCTAATAGTGGGCTGATAACGATTGACTTAGAAGAATTATACCGACGAGAAGAAGCGGAATGGGCTGATTTTGATTTAAAAAATTTTTTGTTGGAAGATGTTCTACTGAAGGAAAAGAACTTTAGAGAAGAGCTGAAAGGTTTTTGTTGGAATGATTTTCGGGGCAAATTCGTACATTTGTATTGCTCTGCAGATGCCATCCTACCTGGTTGGGCTTTTCTTTTACCGCTAACTTACCTTCAGCCAGTGGCAAAGAAAGTTGTTTTCACTCACAAAGAGAATTTAGACCCGCTGAATGAGGTTCTAAAATTTTTAATTGAAAATTTAGATCCTCAAAGATTTAAAAATGAACGTGTTATAATCAAAGGATGTAATAAATTAAAGATTCAGCAAGAGCGATATTTGGATTTAGTGCAAAAAATTCAGCCCTACGTAAAATCTTTGATGTACGGAGAGGCTTGCAGCACAGTCCCGCTATATAAAAGGAAAAATTAA
- the mtgA gene encoding monofunctional biosynthetic peptidoglycan transglycosylase produces the protein MLRKFIKGILIILILPWVYGILLNFIYPPVTITQISNLLAGYSLRRNDLSSEEIPNYARWALVAAEDQNFAQHKGFDFDSMKKAFENNQKGKKLRGGSTISQQTAKNIFAWQGRTYLRKAVEAYATFILETVTSKKRILDLYLNSVEMGKGVYGIEAAAQYYFKKEANQLTDLEISKIIAALPSPKRYNVNPASSYINKRASWIQRNVRNLKGNTELKKILE, from the coding sequence CATGGGTTTATGGAATTCTTTTAAATTTCATTTACCCGCCTGTTACCATTACACAAATCAGTAATCTACTGGCGGGTTATTCTTTAAGGCGCAACGATCTCTCTTCTGAAGAAATCCCGAACTATGCACGCTGGGCTTTGGTAGCTGCTGAAGACCAAAACTTTGCACAACACAAGGGCTTTGATTTCGATAGTATGAAAAAGGCTTTTGAAAACAACCAAAAGGGTAAAAAATTACGCGGTGGTAGCACCATCAGTCAGCAAACGGCAAAAAACATCTTTGCATGGCAAGGAAGAACTTATTTGAGGAAAGCAGTAGAAGCCTATGCGACATTTATTTTGGAAACTGTAACCTCAAAAAAAAGAATTCTAGATTTATACCTCAACTCTGTAGAAATGGGAAAAGGCGTTTATGGTATTGAAGCAGCGGCTCAATATTATTTTAAAAAAGAAGCCAATCAACTGACTGATTTAGAGATTTCTAAAATTATAGCGGCTCTGCCTAGCCCAAAAAGATATAATGTCAATCCTGCGAGTAGCTATATCAACAAACGAGCTTCTTGGATTCAAAGAAATGTAAGAAATTTGAAAGGCAATACTGAGTTAAAAAAGATTTTAGAATGA